CTGCCTACAGAGGCAGCATGTCTGTAAATGTATCCTGTGACATGCAGCTGCATGCTGGAGTGGGGAAAGAAAATCACCATCAGGTTCAGACATCGATCGATAAACAAGTTTTCTTCTGCACAGGTCTCCTGCAAGTACAGCTCAGGCGCACTCTCTCAGAAGGATTAGAGGTCATTCAGCTATCCTTCCATAATATAAATGATTGAATATACAACTAGCAGTAGTACATTCACACTGTTGTCATGATAAGGTGGCGGCTACTGAAAGGTCCTTGGAACAGGGAATATAAGCCTTTGGCGAAAGCCGCCTCAACTCTGCAACTGAAAGCCAACCGTGGACGCCGGAAAGGCGTCGCCCCAACCGGAGAACAGCAATCAATCAAAGTCAGGCACAGGTGGTATGGTGGCTTGGCTCTTGATCTTGTGATCATGACAAACAAGGAAGAATCGttgggaggaaaaaaaagaaagaaaagagggTAGATGCATGAGTTTGTGGATCCGATGGAGGGACAGTTAGTAGTCTGCTTAACAAAAGTTCGATCATAATGAGCGTGATTGGTTGGAGAATCGTGAGCATCAGGATTACTCCGTAGACCGGTCGAGCGAATAAAGCTTGTCCAAGCTGGTACACTCATTGGCCACTGGCACAAGCATAGAATAGAACAGGTTGAATTTGCCACTCTGACTACTCTCAATtggatttttatttttattgattatgttgtcatgtCAGCACTTTGTGATGATGGGCCAAAGAAAATTATGCAGTGTTTTTTGTCCTGGGCCAGAAAACAAGGCCGAAGCGAGCCGGTCCGTCCAAATAACTTGGCCAAAAGACTGGGATGAGATTTAGATAAATCCAAAACAAGTTTCAAAAAACAAGCCCTTTTTTTATACTAAAAAAACAAGCCCTTTTGAAATCATGCCATTATGCAATTCCTGTGCAAATTTGTAACCGCATGTATGaagctcttttttcttttgcaagaCGCCCAATATAAAGTACGTGAGgagaaatttaaaatttgtagACAGGTGTTGACGCGATGAATTTATTCAATGGGGGTGTTTCCTTGCTTCTTCTTTTTAAGCttccacgtgaagccacctaagATTTTagatggacactctaaaaaaataaagaaatcataGAAATTCTCACACAAATTAGAAACATCCGCCATCAatccgacaactctaatcataatagtcactggatctgttatcttttctaataaattacccacctctgccattataaaaatagactaaagtaaccatctaaatatatatctaaattacctaTCTTtgccattattaaaaaaatctaaagcagccccctaatcttcatgtaaattatccacctacaccattataaaaataatacaaataacttcctaaattttcatataaattatCAATTATGTTATGACTAAAATTTAAAGTATTCCCAGagtctgaatctaaattatataattaaaacaaatattaaagtgcactaaTATaatattctaaattactatttttatCATCATTggtatattatttatataaaaatactactcaTGATATATACCATGTATGacggaagagataagaataccaactCACAAACAAATGGTttaactaaatatatatatcaaacggaagagataagaataccaactCACAAACAAATGGTttaactaaatatatatatcaaacatatatgtatgtgtgatgcaaaatgaaattcaTTGCAACtatataatgataaatatgtattttagagtatgtgttagaatatttaatagatgaagagggcataagctagataattataattactgGCTTATATAATTCAaattagtgggagcataggttGATAGGCCAGTTATGAACAATGCAAGttgcccccaccccacccccacccaaAATGCACAAACCCTTTAGAAGGTATTGAGGAATTAGAAGCAGCATTGGAGGAATCATAATTCCCCTGAATTAGGGTACCAAAAAGATTACACTGAAAAGAGCCATCACCAAGGAATGTTACGGGAGTCCATAAGAATTAGGCGTTTGAGATCCCCTGCAACGTGTTGAAGGTTGCCTAAATTCATTCGTCCCTACCTAGCTACCGCCCGCCGGGTTTCCAACTTGGATCAGCAGTGTTGGCACGAGCCACCGACAGCGACCTGTGACTGATCGACTACCTTGGCGGCTATGTTCCTGCCTCTGAATTTTCGCGGAAATGGAATCGCCACCATGAAAAAAAATACCTACCAGTAAGAAGAACAGGCACGAGAAACCACTCCATCTCATAGTCGAATCAACCCACGAGGAAACAGAAGAACAGACACATGATCATCGATCAGTAGTCACAGGCTCACAGCCcgatttgcataataacaaaaACAAATCATCCTGGTCTGCCCTCCCTGTCCCTGACCccatcatctttttttttacatgAATGAAGGAACACATGACATGAACGGCTAGCAGGGGATCTTGGAGGTGAACCAGGTCATGACGTGCAGCGGCGCCTTGAtgagctccaccgccgcctccagcaCCAGCGTCACGCACAGGCAGCACGGGCAGATGCACGAGATGGGCAGCCTGCACCACCGCCAAGGCCTCAGAATTACTAATTTCACATGGAACCAGAGCAGACAATACAAAGGCGTCGACGTCGAACAAGTAGGGAGGGCGCGTACCCGATGATCCAGATGATGGCGCCGACGATGGAGAcgaggacggcgagcagcgcgaaGGGCAGGCCCAGCAGCCACCCCAGCGGCCGgcactcgccgccgtcgccgccgtcgccgccgcagcagcacatcgccgccggccgctctgCCTTTCCCCACTCCCTGACtcccttgcttgcttgcttggttAGTTTGGTGATCGATTCCTGCTACTAATTCTTGGATGGCGATCTGGCCTCCCTAATGCTACTCTGAATCTGCCAGggcgccctcctctcctccctttTGCAATATTCTTCTCTATGGTGGGTTGAGACTTGGCTTGTTGAGTGTGCCAATTGCTGCGTGCGTTAGTGGGAGGAAGTGAGCTGCTTCCAAGTCGCTTTCAGTGAGGACCCTCCGTGTCAACGAACGGGACAGTTGCCCGTTTCCATTGACTGATTGCCATAGCCGCCAGGCAAAACAATTGAGAAAGGCATGAGGAATAACTTTTTTTGTACGATGAACTGCTACTAGTTCATCTTTGCATTGGCAGGCTTCACTTTCAACTTTCAACAATGAAAATCCGAGCAGTTCGCAAAAGGAAATGCAGCTGTTCAACTAAACAATGACTACCCTTAGATCTGGGAGGGTCACTTGGTGGAAGAGGAAGCGTGGAGAAAAATAAATTACCATATTTTCTGTCATAATAGAAATATAGGAAGTGTGGAAAAtaaattgacatatttttctaGAGTTTATGATACATTCCTTTGTCACAAAGTGCAGTGGCCCTCCTcttccaccaaggggtcattacCCCAAAATAAGATGGGGCAAATGTGCCAGTAATATTTCGTGTCTGCTATACATGAAAATACAATTCAAATCTATATTGGAATGTACAAACAAATTTTGGTAACTTTGCCAGCCAACATGTGGAGGGAAAGAAAGATAATTCTACAACCAAACGACCCCTGACAATATTATCATAAAACATCAGCCATCAGGGTTTTGTCTCATCAGTGCCGGCTATGGGTGTGCTTTTGGGTCTTGGTAGTTCCACAAACGATGGTTGCCTCTGTAAAACGACTGCTGCCGCCCGGGTCAAGATGTGTGCAGTTAGGCCCCAAATCACAAACTTTTTGCCATCTGCCTCGTAGTCGAAAAACTGGACAGGAATATCTATGCCCATCCAATTCATTTGTTTTGTTCTCCGGTGGTCGTCCTGTTGATGCAATACAATGTTCAAACTCACACCATATGAAGAATCTAACCGGCCAAAAGAAACATTTATGGAATCGTTACATTAAGATGACTGGTAGAGAAGCAACACCTTTAGAAACATCTCCAGTGGTGCGTCAAAGATGTCCTCCACTTCAGCTTTGTTTAAGACAGGCTTGAATAATGCTCTATCTGAAACCATGCCAATTACAGGAACAACATTGAGGCCATTCTGCAAAAAGGAAGGTTGAAGCATAAGTTGCGGCCAATCTGCATTCCCACTGAATCAGTAGAAAGCATGTTCTACATCATAAATATATGAAACTACTGATGTATAAAAGATCCATATTCATGGAGCGATTTATGCATGATTTTGAATCTTTGACTGAAAATTTCTCCCTTTTAACGATTCCAGACGGCCAAAATAAACTGACTTAGTTCATTTTGGTTGTCcaaacatcttttttttttgaatgaaggGAGTACTGGATTTCTAATAGCTATGTGGCCAAAACCTTTTGCTCAGCCCTGATTATCATCAATTTAAACAGGTAAACTCATAACATATACCACCAGAACCTTCCATCAAATTCGTAGGCCCTTATTAATATGCATTAAATATTTCTGATCATTAACCTAATAACTCAGTGGCATGCCATCTTGGCAGGgcagagaaaaaaataaataaatgatgtGCAGTCTATGGATGAATCCACAAGatggatttgaagttaaacagaCCATAGGaagcaccaaaaaaaaaatccactcCACTGCATAAAGTCAATCCATTCCCAGACCAACAGTTTTAGTAAACTTTAAGAGTTTAAGTTCATTTTTATGCCACACGAAATGTTTTCGAGTTAGAACTTTCATATTCATTTTAAATTTTAGCTAATaggttaaataacaaatttgttGTTATCTTACAAAATTATCATACTTCAAATTGCCAATTTTTCATAAAAATGCCTTAAATTGTCACATAACCCAAGATCAATAGATCTGGTCTCATCAACCAATAGTCTTACACTGTTCCACAAAACAACATTTATAAGAAAATGTCAATCAAGTAAAAGAGGGTTTAGAGCCTGTAAATCCAGTGAGCCAAGAGATACATACTAGCAAGTTTTGAGAGGTAAGAATTCATTCTGCATATTTTGGGTCCTAAGTGATCCAAGTTCAGGTATGAGCAAATATGTGGTTTTCTCCTCAAGGTTTCCCCAAAAATTCATTTTGGAGCATAAATATCATCATTTTGTCCCAGTGGACATGCATGAATTCTCAGAAGTTGATTATAGAAAAATGCTTAGCTTGAACAATGTGGCTAGAAAGGATTTGCAACACATTGAGCAGAAGATACTGAACGAGCAGAATATATCAAATCAACCAATAAGATTATTACATATATTTATCTAGAGTTATTGTCACTAAATGCATTACGGTCAAGCATTTAACAGTGATTGTCGTATTGGGCCTAGTTTTGTTATCGATAGTTTACAGTAAACCTGGAAAATAACCATGAATAGAGCAGCTATCCTCTGGCGAGAAGGAACTCAAATTGTTCCCACTGAAGCTATTTTGCTCCCTTCGTTCAGAAGAACTGGTATTTAGCTCCCAGCCTCTCAGGCTCTCACACATCTCAAACCACAGGACTAGAAGATGCAACATAATGATGTGTCTGTAAACTTTTGCTCCAGCAATTATGCACTATGATCTCTTACGCGTTTTTTTCATCAAGAAGTGGTTGGTAAAATCTAACAGTTGTTGCATTAGGTTATGTTTCATAGCAGAATTTTGATTTACCTTGGACAGGAAGGGCTCAAGAACTGTCACAACAGAGACAAGGGCCGGGTCCAGCCCAATCTCCTCCTTCGCCTCCCGCAGAGCCGTGGCCTTTGCGTCCGCGTCCCCCTCGTCCACCTTCCCCCCGGGTAACGACACCTCCCCTAACAATtcccaagaaattcaagaactCTATGGACGATTTGGCCAACATGGAACGGAAAATGTTTCAGATTTAGCCAATAAGGCAAGAATCGTAGCGTCCCCTTACCGGAGTGCGAGTTGAGGGAGGAAGCGCGCTTGGTGAGGAGGATCCGGGGCGCGCCGCTGGGGTCCTCGAAGAAGCAGACAAGCACGGCGGCGTGGACCTTGGAGGCGGCCGGACGCGGGCTTTTCGCGGGGACGGCGTCGGCGGCTGCGGCAGGGGCGCCTACTGAGGAGAGGTCGCCGGAAGAGGAGGCGAGATGGCGTCGGAGATGGGCCAACCGCCTAGACGGAGAGGAAGAGAAGGAGGCCATGGCAATGTGCGTGGAGGTGAAGAGGCGGGTAAGGAGAGGCCTCATGGCTGCGACGGTGATAACGGCGCCGCGGTGGCGATACCGAGGTGGGGTTGGAGgtgtcgccgccgtccgccgtccCAACTCCCAAGGATTGTGACCTTGCCACCGCCATTTGGGTCAAGGGTCCGGTCACTATCCAATCGAAGCGATCTACTGTagctccttttttttaaaaaaaaacagattttCCAACGAAAATGTCAAAAGGGAACAAAGTTATATTTACTCCCTGGAGTATCGCTTAATGCACGTAAccatgtttttttaaaaaaaataaccatGCTATTTTGGTTTATTTGACCTACAAACTATCGTACCCAGTTGAAGGAAAAtttaagagtaaaatgcactagaggtccttaaactaggtgacatgttctgtttaggtccataaacttcaaaagtgcatttttaggtccacgaTATATTCAAgtgtcacttgaggtccaaaatGTCTTTGACCAGCGTTGATCGCCTACGTGGACCGCCACGTCCGATCCAACGTGGTCGCTTGCGCGTGCCTCGCTCGCTCCTGCGCGCGCAGCCATgctgcgccggcgtcctgccgaGTGCGAACCACCTCCGGCGGCCCCCACTCCCCTCCCTCCTTTATATGCCAACCACCTCCGGCGGCCCCTGCTcccgctcctccacctccggcaTCCTGCCGAGTGCGCTCCACCTCTGCCGGCTGTCAGCGCGTGGAGTGGCACGCCGGTGCTGAACCAGCGGCgacgagcggcgaggcggcaaaGGAGGCGAGCAGGGGCAGGGATGGCGCGTGCGTGGGCTGTGCGGGGGTGCGGCGAACCTCACCGGTCGGGCGCAGGGCGGgtaacggcggcgaggaggcggcccgGCGGAGGATGGTGGTGGCGGGTGGAGCTTTGACGCCAAGAGCTCGGCACGACGAGGCAAATGGCCGGGTGAGGGCTCAAACGGgtagaggggagggaggaggagttgTGGGTGCGAGGAATCGACGAATGGCTCACCGAAGAGGATGAATCGACGGCGGCTGGCGTCGGGGAAGGAGCTCatggcggcggcaatggaggaaTGGAAGGAACACGGATTCGGCCGTCGCTGCCATGGCCACCGTGCAAACTCACCGCTATGGCCCTGCGcacagcagctcgccgccgctgccgctcggcGCGACGCCACGGCCGCGCACGAGGGAGAGGGATAAGGGGGAGGAAGCTGCCGCCCGACGAGGACTCCGCGCCGCCCGAGCCTAGAGTCGCGGCCACCACCTGGGGTCCGTGCGGTGCCGCCAGAGCTCTGGGAGCTGCTCGGGTCTGCGCCGAGCCACGCGCTGCCCACGTCGGGGCAGGGGCTCACCCACCGCCCCGACGATACGAGCGGCGGAGGGAGCCGGGGATGGTGGCGCGGCCCCGCAACGCGCGTGGTCGGAGGAGGGCGCGccggagaagggaggaggacgGAGGCCGGCGCAGCTCACCGTCGtagtcgccgccgcggagcttgaGGGGCGCGGAGCCGAGGAGAGCTCGGCTGGGGCCTGTGCTCCTCCGATACGCCGCCGTCCGGGTGGGAGAAGGCATGGGGAGGGAGGGGCTGGCGCCGCCAGGGGCGGGGCCTGCTCTTCCGCCTCCGCAAGGCCCACCGTCGGGCCCCCCTCTCCTCCGCAACCACCTGTGCTCTcccggcgccgctccgccgGTGGCCACCTGTGCTGGGGCGTGGGAGATGTCAGCCGGCTTGGGCGAGCTCAGCCATGGCGCGGGCCACCCGGAGCTTGAGCCCTCGCCAGCGCACAGAGAAGAGGGAGCAGCGGAGCTCGAGCCCTCCACCGTCGTCGtgcgctccgccggccgcccctactccgccgcctccgcgccgcgccgcactgTGTGgatcctccgcctccgcgccggctgccctcgccctggccgcccgcaGCACCGCGCCGGCCGCTCGTAGCGCcgcccacccgccgccgccgcaccggccgCCCACCCCGCTGCGCGCGGATCCAGCCGGCGAGTCGGAGCATGAAGGGGAGAAGGGGGCGAGCCAGTGGAGCACGCGTGACGGCCAACGGCCACGTTTGATCAGACGTGGCGGTCCACGTAGGCAGTCAACGCTGGTCAGAggcgttttggacctcaagtgacacacttaatagattgtggacctaaaaatgcacttttGAAGTTCATGGATCTAAACAGAATAGGTCAACTAGTTTAAAGACCCcaagtgcattttactcaaaatttaaatatttgctatttttatgGACGACACTCCTCCGTTTTTACCACCAGAACAATGTTTGGTGcttcatttttgctattttTGGCGACGTGACACGCCAACTCACCCCACAAACATGGAAAAGGTGTAGGAAATGACCATCTTGCCCCGGTCTCCTCCTTCTCTAGCCCTCTCTGTCAGTTGGACCCCACTTGTCAGATCCATCCCCAACCTCTAGCCAGCCCCGTCTCTCCCTTTGAGCATGTCGGCGCGGCACAGCAGGCACGTCGCCCGCCCAAGGTTGATCCATCGATCGATGAAGCCGTGGTGAAAGGCGTGGGCGCAGCTGCCCAGCCGCCATACCTCGTCCGCAGCATCCAACGGCTCCAGGCACACGATGCACGTCGCCGACACTGCGGCCTCTACCTCGCCCTTGCCGTCGTGGCACGGAACGTGGCTCCCGCTGCTGCtggggacgacgacgacgccgaccgccgccgctcggccacgAGCTGGCCGTCCTCCACGGCGGGCAGCTACTCCATCACCTCCTCGGGCTGCGGGCCCTCCCCCGAGCCCAAGCCGCCGCCCACGTCGTCGAGCGGGAGGCAACACAGCCCCACGACCGCGAGCATCAGCAGGACGACCTCCCGGATGGCGCTGAGCAGCCTGCAGAAGGGCAAGTCAGAGCGAGCTGCAGCCGGTGCGCTGGATACGGTGGGAAGGGAGAGATGGGGCTGACTGGAAGTTGGGGATGGCAGGTGGGGTCCATCAGTCAGCTGGTGAGAGAAAGTGAAGCGGGTGGGGTCCACCTGATAGAGAGGGCTAGAGAGAGGTGACAGGGGCAAGGTGGTCATTTCCCCCATCTTTTCCACGCTGGCAGGGTGAGTTAGTGTGACACGTCGCCAAAAGTGGCAAAAATAAAGCATTAGAGACTGTTCGGGTGGCAAATATGTTATCTCTATTTTAAAAGTGGCAAACGGAGGAGTGTCATCCATAAGGATgacaaatatttaaatttctCAATCTATTCAATCATATTGCTTACGTGTTCAGACAAGGTCACgaaaaaaattattgttttGTCATGACAATGTATACAAAGCCACGTCACTCGACCTTTTGCTATAATTTCACTGGTTGCTTCCAACACTGATTTAGATCTAAAGATACATTAGTGTCAAATTTATTCTTGTAAAAACATACAATCACCGTACACTAATATGTAAAAACATGAAGCTAGCTCTGGAGGACTTTGCTCGTTCTAGGTAGTTGACTGGGTTTCTCCTTTAATGCATAGTATGCAAATAACCTATATTCCTTGCACTATTTCATTGAgccattttatttttgtttaaattcaacaCAAAAATGATTTAAACCACGCAATTTTTCTCAAGGGGACTATGGACGATCGTGATGGTAAAGTAATGATGCCAGGGCCGTCTCCGGGATTTGGAGGCCCGTGTGCAAAACACAAATGGGGGCCCTAAAATATATGAAATCGTATCTAATAGAAACAAGGCATGTAATTTCACTAAATAATAGAACTTCAATATATATGATTCATATAGTATTTAGCAGTCTATCGAATGATTATTGATAAACAAGTCAACATAATACCGACCTCACATTCCATGAAAAAGCATCATCCTTCTAGTGTTTGTTGAAATGAAAGCCTCAATTATATCTTCATAAttaatcttctccaagacatcAATTTCAAGTGCTATCGTCACTAGCCCATTGAGTCGTTTTTGTGTCATAGTTGAACACAAGTAAGACTTCAACAACTTCAGTTTAGAAAAACTTCTTTCCGCAGATGCAACAGTCACAGGAATGGTTAACAAAATTCTATATGCAATAGTAGCATTAGGATAAAAGGTCATAATTTTTAACGGAATAATCAATTAATCAAACAAACTAGGAAACCTACTGGATAGGAATTTGGAAATTGGAAAGCAACAACAAAACTAGGTTAAAAGTTTAAAGCTCGGTGCCATGTGCTCACCTCAAATGTCTAATGCGGCGATGACGTGCAGCGGTGACCGATGAGCGGTGCAGGTCAGCAGGtgcaggcgtggcgtggcgaccGGCGACCCGGCGacggagcggcgacggcgtgaCGCGGCGAGCCGGTGACGGCGCTGCGCGGCAAGCTAGTGACGGTGCGGTTGGTCGCTGGCGGCACGGCGACCTGCGACGGCACGGACGGACGTCGAGCGGAGGGAGGGACGAGCGCTGCGGTCACGTTCAGGCGATCGGTCGAAGGAAACTAGGAAAGGAAGCATCGGCGACAGCGACGATTCGTGTTCTCGTGGAAGCAGGCCTGCATGGAAAGAAGCCAGGAAGGCAAGTCAATGGGCCACTCTTCATTGGCCGACGGTTCGTGACTTCGTGTGCTGCTATGGGCCTTGACACTATCGATTTGGGGGCCCTCAGTTTTTGGAGGCCCTGTGCAGCTGCTCACCTTGCACATGGCCTTCGACGGGCCTGAATGATGCAGTATCTTAGGCATTATTGCACAGATTCCACTCTAAAAAATTCTATAGCCACCATATCCAAACTATGGTTATTGCACAGATTCAACTCTAAAAAATTCTATAGCCACCGTATCCAAACTACTTCTAGAAATAGCTAGCTAGAGCTGTGAATACATGAAAGGTATTTCATTCTAGAAATTTTGTTATTAGACCACTTCATTTTATCATCCATACAAACTCAAAATCATATATGGAATCTCGAGTCCACAGCTGTACTAAACATgttcttttttttgtgtgtgtgggtgggggggggggggttccttATTCAACCTAACTTCTATGCTCAATCTGAGATTATCATGATTCTTTCTTTCAATCTTATTTCTGAAAAAACTCAAGACAAAGGCACAAGTTGTGTGAAGATTCTACAAAGATATAAGGGGAAATGTAAAGGGAATATATCATGTGCAAATCAATCCCTTCGTGCAAATTTTAATCTGAGTCATCGAATCAACATTCAAGGAGCATGAGGAGATTgaataattttacaattaaccgccgTCTCTAATCACACTTGATTCTAGAAAGAAAGTAGGGAACTCAAGTGAAACTGACTGTGAATAAAACCAGCGGAATGAAAAGAGAAACT
The nucleotide sequence above comes from Panicum virgatum strain AP13 chromosome 3K, P.virgatum_v5, whole genome shotgun sequence. Encoded proteins:
- the LOC120697121 gene encoding signaling peptide TAXIMIN 1-like — translated: MCCCGGDGGDGGECRPLGWLLGLPFALLAVLVSIVGAIIWIIGLPISCICPCCLCVTLVLEAAVELIKAPLHVMTWFTSKIPC
- the LOC120697120 gene encoding nudix hydrolase 15, mitochondrial-like, translating into MRPLLTRLFTSTHIAMASFSSSPSRRLAHLRRHLASSSGDLSSVGAPAAAADAVPAKSPRPAASKVHAAVLVCFFEDPSGAPRILLTKRASSLNSHSGEVSLPGGKVDEGDADAKATALREAKEEIGLDPALVSVVTVLEPFLSKNGLNVVPVIGMVSDRALFKPVLNKAEVEDIFDAPLEMFLKDDHRRTKQMNWMGIDIPVQFFDYEADGKKFVIWGLTAHILTRAAAVVLQRQPSFVELPRPKSTPIAGTDETKP